The Cyanobacteriota bacterium DNA segment AACCGCTCGGTAACATCTCGAATATGAGCATTGACACCGAAGATTTCTTGAATGACTACAACACCAGGAAATGGGCCGTCACCCATGGGTTGAGCCAAGTAAGCAGCGATCGCCAAGTCACCATTCATCACGTGAACATTAGCTGTGTGGATTTCGTCAACAGGTGTCATAGGAACCATCGATATAATGAACGAGGATTAGTTACTTTCAGAGCAGTTGGTACTACAGTTATGTGGATAGGAGGTATGTGGATAGGAGGAAAAGTATGACTGGTAGGAATGACCGCAGTCATCACCTGGTCACCTGAAACTTAACTAGTGGGTTAGCAATCTAGTATGTTAGTGATGTCTTCAAAAGAGGCATCTGAAGGTGAAAAATGACAGCCTTAGTGTATCACTCTGAATCCTAATCACCCTGATTTATCTGTGATTTGAAAAAGTTATGCGTTGCCCATCTTCCCGCACATCTCGTCAACGATCGTGGCTGTTTGCCCTGTTCGCTGTATCATCTATCATTGCAGGTGCTTCCCACTTGGTGATGCAGGCAGACGCACAAACAGCAAATCCAGCCGCTACTCGCAGCCCCTTAACCTTACAAGCGGACATCCAAGAGGCCAATGCTAAGACTGGAGTATTGACAGCACGTGGCAATGTTCAAATTGATTACCCTGCCAGAGGCATTCGAGCCACAGCAGCCCAAGCGCAGTATTTCAGTCGGGAGCGCCGAATTGTTCTAAGCGGTAACGTCTATATTGTGCAAGATGGTAACTCTATCCGTGGTGAGACTGTCACCTATTTAATTGATGAGGGGCGATTTGTGGCGCTACCTGCTAGCAATCAGCAAGTTCGGTCGATCTATCAAGTAGAGGAAAGAGATAATACTCAATCTCCAGCAACTCCTGCTCCGGGAGTAGCTC contains these protein-coding regions:
- a CDS encoding organic solvent tolerance protein OstA, with the protein product MQADAQTANPAATRSPLTLQADIQEANAKTGVLTARGNVQIDYPARGIRATAAQAQYFSRERRIVLSGNVYIVQDGNSIRGETVTYLIDEGRFVALPASNQQVRSIYQVEERDNTQSPATPAPGVAPF